One region of Aminobacterium colombiense DSM 12261 genomic DNA includes:
- a CDS encoding PhzF family phenazine biosynthesis protein has product MKKHEFYIVDVFAEKKYSGNQLAVVLGAGDLSKEDMESITREMNYSETTFILNHSPVNGGYPARIFTPGGEVPFAGHPTLGTAAVIAREIAPGNPDFITLNLQVGPIPVMRKDHLYIMKQNQPEFGPVYPPEDLARVLSIDAKEIETGAPVQWVSTGLPTVIVPLKRREVLSRICINRNEYEDFIERMGKVAISIYCKEPIHRHNHLHVRVLTSCFGVEEDPATGSSGGCLAAYLVRHKVMGASVIEDVRVEQGYSLQRPSLLFLSASDQDGGKIDVHVGGSVIFVAKGELI; this is encoded by the coding sequence ATGAAGAAGCATGAATTTTATATTGTAGATGTTTTTGCGGAAAAAAAATATTCGGGGAACCAGCTTGCTGTAGTTCTTGGAGCAGGAGATCTTTCGAAAGAGGATATGGAGAGTATTACGAGAGAGATGAACTATTCAGAAACAACCTTTATTTTGAATCATTCTCCAGTAAACGGAGGCTATCCTGCACGGATATTTACTCCAGGGGGGGAAGTCCCTTTTGCAGGCCATCCCACTTTGGGAACAGCTGCTGTTATCGCCAGGGAAATAGCGCCTGGAAACCCTGATTTTATTACTTTAAACCTCCAGGTTGGGCCGATTCCCGTGATGAGAAAGGATCATCTTTATATTATGAAGCAGAACCAGCCAGAGTTCGGCCCTGTCTATCCCCCCGAAGATCTGGCGAGGGTGTTGTCCATTGATGCAAAGGAAATAGAAACAGGTGCCCCTGTCCAATGGGTTTCCACCGGTTTGCCCACAGTTATAGTGCCTCTTAAACGAAGAGAGGTCCTGAGTCGAATCTGCATAAATCGTAATGAATACGAGGATTTCATAGAGAGAATGGGCAAAGTCGCAATTTCAATCTATTGCAAAGAACCTATCCACAGACATAACCATCTTCATGTCAGGGTTCTTACCTCGTGTTTCGGGGTGGAAGAAGATCCCGCAACGGGAAGCTCTGGAGGGTGCCTGGCTGCCTATCTTGTTCGCCATAAGGTCATGGGGGCATCTGTAATAGAGGATGTGAGGGTAGAACAGGGATACTCTCTTCAGCGTCCCTCTCTTCTTTTTCTCTCTGCATCCGACCAGGATGGCGGAAAAATTGATGTACACGTGGGCGGAAGCGTCATTTTTGTAGCAAAGGGCGAGTTGATCTAA
- a CDS encoding DUF4198 domain-containing protein, whose amino-acid sequence MRIWKKQIIVPLVMVCSFFVFASPLRAHFQVIIPNQNIVSQDDNKQIDLDLLFTHPFEQHLMNMEKPVQFGVLVRSEKTDLLNFLNEKISKDGLKSWKASYVVKRPGDHIFYVEPSPYWEPAENKYIIHYTKTIVNAFGMKDGWDEAVGLRAEILPLTHPYGLWAGNVFQGKVVVDGKPVSGADVEVEFYNDKKAIKAPADPFITQVVRTDDQGIFTYVMPWEGWWGFAALSDAPETMKTPDGKNDAAIELGAVLWLKTVNKN is encoded by the coding sequence GTGAGAATCTGGAAAAAACAAATTATTGTTCCTCTTGTTATGGTTTGCTCTTTTTTTGTTTTTGCCTCTCCATTACGGGCACATTTTCAAGTTATTATTCCTAATCAAAATATCGTATCCCAAGATGACAACAAACAAATTGATCTTGATCTTCTCTTCACACATCCTTTTGAACAACACCTTATGAATATGGAAAAGCCCGTTCAATTTGGGGTTCTGGTTCGCTCAGAAAAAACAGATCTTCTGAACTTTCTTAATGAAAAAATATCTAAAGACGGTTTGAAAAGCTGGAAGGCATCTTATGTAGTAAAACGCCCTGGAGACCATATCTTTTACGTAGAACCCTCTCCATATTGGGAGCCAGCAGAAAACAAATATATTATTCATTACACAAAAACCATTGTTAACGCGTTCGGAATGAAAGATGGCTGGGATGAAGCAGTAGGGCTTCGTGCAGAAATTCTTCCTCTTACTCATCCTTATGGTCTGTGGGCAGGAAATGTTTTTCAAGGAAAAGTTGTGGTTGATGGAAAACCTGTTTCCGGCGCAGACGTAGAAGTCGAGTTTTATAATGATAAAAAGGCCATTAAAGCTCCGGCTGATCCTTTTATTACTCAAGTAGTACGCACAGATGACCAAGGTATTTTTACGTATGTAATGCCTTGGGAAGGCTGGTGGGGTTTTGCAGCTCTTTCCGATGCTCCTGAAACAATGAAAACTCCTGATGGTAAAAATGATGCCGCTATAGAATTAGGGGCAGTTTTGTGGCTGAAAACGGTGAATAAAAACTAA
- a CDS encoding carboxypeptidase-like regulatory domain-containing protein, producing the protein MEIKTLSLKFVSMTVLLFLWTGPASAHKLNVFAYMENNTLVGEAYFNDGAPARHSAIHVKNAKNNSLIVEGTTDERGQFSIPVDAIGIQSLLVSVNGGIGHLGQTIVTIEAAEPNDRIEKTALVASESSNTASSLSEEKISALTQEIVQKEIAPIRNELSLLRKELSKPKFSEIIGGIGYIAGLAGMAFWAGGRKKYGQ; encoded by the coding sequence ATGGAAATAAAAACGTTATCCCTTAAATTTGTGAGTATGACTGTGCTTCTTTTTTTGTGGACTGGCCCTGCGTCTGCCCATAAACTAAATGTTTTCGCCTATATGGAAAACAACACCCTCGTTGGAGAAGCCTATTTCAATGATGGAGCGCCTGCCCGTCATTCTGCAATACACGTTAAAAATGCTAAAAATAACAGCCTCATCGTCGAAGGAACGACAGACGAAAGGGGACAATTTTCTATCCCCGTTGATGCAATAGGTATTCAATCTCTTCTAGTCTCGGTAAATGGCGGGATAGGACATCTGGGTCAAACTATAGTAACCATAGAAGCAGCAGAACCAAACGATAGAATCGAAAAAACAGCTTTAGTGGCATCAGAAAGTTCAAATACAGCAAGTTCTCTTTCTGAAGAAAAGATTTCTGCTCTCACACAAGAAATTGTTCAGAAAGAAATAGCCCCTATCCGGAACGAACTTTCCCTGCTCCGAAAGGAACTTTCGAAACCTAAATTCAGTGAAATTATCGGAGGAATAGGGTATATTGCAGGCCTTGCCGGGATGGCTTTCTGGGCTGGAGGACGTAAAAAATATGGGCAATAG
- the cbiM gene encoding cobalt transporter CbiM, producing the protein MHIAEGVLSLPVLLIGATGAAAGVAVGLKRIDAEMIPRAGIVSAALFVSSLIHVNIGPTSAHLVLNGIGGLILGMGLFPSYLVALFLQALLFQFGGVVVLGVNTCTMSLSGVLGGLLGRYVLHLGKPAWLAGALAGATGVAGAGIFTALALAGSGEVFFMTAKLILLAHIPIMGIESLIGVFVATYVFRTMPSLLEDWEKWK; encoded by the coding sequence ATGCATATTGCGGAAGGCGTTCTTTCTCTCCCTGTTCTTCTCATTGGGGCAACAGGAGCTGCTGCAGGTGTTGCAGTAGGCTTAAAAAGAATTGATGCAGAGATGATCCCTCGTGCGGGGATCGTCTCTGCTGCTTTGTTTGTTTCATCTCTTATACATGTCAACATCGGTCCGACAAGTGCCCACCTGGTTTTGAACGGCATTGGAGGCCTTATATTAGGAATGGGTCTTTTTCCCTCATATCTTGTTGCTCTCTTTCTTCAGGCCCTCCTTTTTCAATTCGGAGGGGTTGTGGTGCTCGGAGTCAATACATGCACCATGAGTCTATCTGGCGTATTGGGAGGTCTATTAGGACGATATGTTCTTCATCTTGGCAAGCCTGCCTGGCTTGCCGGGGCTCTTGCTGGAGCGACAGGAGTAGCTGGTGCCGGTATTTTTACGGCCCTTGCCCTTGCAGGAAGTGGTGAGGTATTTTTCATGACTGCCAAACTTATTCTTCTTGCCCATATTCCCATTATGGGAATAGAGTCTCTTATCGGAGTTTTTGTCGCAACATACGTCTTTCGCACTATGCCATCTCTTTTGGAGGATTGGGAGAAATGGAAATAA